Proteins encoded by one window of Microbacterium testaceum:
- a CDS encoding exodeoxyribonuclease VII small subunit, translating into MTATTPGPAVDVATLSFEQARDELVRVVAELEQGAPTLEESLALWERGEKLYARCEEWLLGAKRRLDAARGEGDD; encoded by the coding sequence ATGACCGCGACGACCCCCGGCCCCGCCGTCGACGTCGCCACCCTGTCGTTCGAACAGGCCCGCGACGAACTCGTGCGCGTGGTCGCCGAACTCGAGCAGGGCGCCCCGACCCTCGAAGAATCCCTCGCGCTCTGGGAGCGCGGCGAGAAGCTCTACGCCCGCTGCGAGGAGTGGCTGCTCGGGGCCAAGCGCCGCCTCGACGCCGCCCGCGGCGAGGGAGACGACTGA
- a CDS encoding DUF6264 family protein, with protein MSDVDPRTPSAADEARPRPQYGEYATPEEQRARIRRPEVTEALEAGVAPQPEHAPEPRSAAKPGPMPAPTTRGGQVDRIVTFGLLIYGLFSVVTTIIQLLNFPEYANNFARVFQVDATFTNLTAGYLWGAAAAAVTGIGWLLTAMFTWRSMKRGRISFWIPIVGALVSTVIAAVLSLIGMASDPQFLTAVMGTVSN; from the coding sequence GTGAGCGACGTCGACCCGCGCACCCCGTCCGCGGCGGACGAGGCTCGTCCCCGCCCGCAGTACGGCGAGTACGCCACCCCCGAGGAGCAGCGGGCGCGCATCCGCCGTCCGGAGGTGACCGAGGCCCTCGAGGCGGGCGTGGCCCCGCAGCCGGAGCATGCCCCCGAACCCCGCTCCGCGGCGAAGCCCGGGCCCATGCCCGCCCCCACCACCCGCGGCGGCCAGGTCGACCGGATCGTGACGTTCGGTCTGTTGATCTACGGGCTGTTCTCCGTCGTCACCACGATCATCCAGCTGCTCAATTTCCCCGAGTACGCGAACAACTTCGCGCGCGTGTTCCAGGTCGACGCGACGTTCACCAACCTGACCGCCGGGTACCTCTGGGGTGCGGCGGCCGCGGCCGTCACCGGCATCGGGTGGCTTCTGACCGCCATGTTCACCTGGCGGTCCATGAAGCGCGGGCGTATCTCGTTCTGGATCCCGATCGTCGGCGCGCTGGTCTCGACCGTCATCGCGGCCGTCCTGTCGCTCATCGGCATGGCGAGTGACCCGCAGTTCCTGACGGCCGTCATGGGCACGGTCTCGAACTGA
- a CDS encoding 4-hydroxy-3-methylbut-2-enyl diphosphate reductase — translation MSSPAVHLPVPRIPGRRGRLQDVPVQGKKKVLLAAPRGYCAGVDRAVIAVEKALERYGAPVYVRKQIVHNIHVVTELEKKGAIFVEEVDEVPAGSHVVFSAHGVSPAVVSAASDRGLQAIDATCPLVTKVHREAVRFARDDFEILLIGHEGHEEVEGTAGEAPEHVTVVNSPDHADTIEVRDPSKVVWLSQTTLSVDETMETVRRLRERFPELQDPPSDDICYATQNRQVAIKKVAVGADLVIVVGSANSSNSVRLVEVALEHGAKAAYRVDYVDEVKQEWLEGVETVGVTSGASVPEVLVTEVLEELAGAGYRDVEEVRTAEEDLIFSLPKELRQDASGKRDERALGGRGRA, via the coding sequence GTGAGCTCACCTGCCGTGCACCTGCCCGTTCCCCGCATCCCGGGTCGACGCGGGCGGCTTCAGGACGTCCCCGTCCAGGGCAAGAAGAAGGTGCTGCTCGCCGCACCCCGCGGCTACTGCGCCGGTGTCGACCGAGCGGTGATCGCCGTCGAGAAGGCCCTGGAGCGCTACGGCGCCCCCGTGTACGTGCGCAAGCAGATCGTGCACAACATCCACGTCGTGACCGAGCTCGAGAAGAAGGGCGCGATCTTCGTCGAAGAGGTCGACGAGGTCCCCGCCGGCTCCCACGTCGTCTTCAGCGCGCACGGTGTCTCGCCAGCCGTCGTGTCCGCGGCATCCGATCGGGGTCTGCAGGCCATCGACGCCACGTGCCCCCTCGTGACGAAGGTGCACCGCGAGGCCGTGCGCTTCGCCCGCGACGACTTCGAGATCCTGCTGATCGGCCACGAAGGCCACGAAGAGGTCGAGGGCACCGCCGGAGAGGCCCCCGAGCACGTCACCGTCGTGAACTCTCCTGACCACGCCGACACCATCGAGGTGCGCGACCCGTCGAAGGTCGTGTGGCTGTCGCAGACCACGCTGTCGGTCGACGAGACGATGGAGACCGTGCGGCGCCTGCGCGAGCGCTTCCCCGAGCTGCAGGATCCGCCCTCCGACGACATCTGCTATGCCACCCAGAATCGCCAGGTCGCGATCAAGAAGGTCGCCGTCGGCGCCGACCTCGTGATCGTCGTGGGTTCGGCGAACAGCTCCAACAGCGTGCGTCTGGTCGAGGTCGCCCTCGAGCACGGCGCGAAGGCCGCGTATCGCGTCGACTACGTCGACGAGGTGAAGCAGGAATGGCTCGAGGGCGTCGAGACCGTCGGCGTCACCAGCGGCGCCTCGGTGCCCGAGGTGCTCGTGACCGAGGTCCTCGAAGAGCTCGCCGGGGCCGGCTACCGCGACGTCGAAGAGGTGCGCACCGCCGAAGAGGACCTGATCTTCTCGCTCCCCAAGGAGCTGCGACAGGATGCCAGCGGCAAGCGCGACGAGCGCGCACTGGGCGGCCGGGGCCGCGCGTGA
- the xseA gene encoding exodeoxyribonuclease VII large subunit has translation MTSFQPETVAGHAPPADSVHPRDSSTDAPTSVSRLNDTIRGFIERWGSVWVEGEITSFNRRGGNVFGRLKDLGTESTVAFRIWSSTLNRLPKDLKVGDHVVACVKADYFPRTGDFSFAISLMRHVGLGEQLERLERLRVQLRSEGLFDPVRKKKLPFLPHCIGLITGENSDAEKDVHRNAELRWPRVRFRTQHAAVQGDRCVPETLAALRILDADPEVDVIVIARGGGDPQTLLGFSDERLLRAVAAASTPIVSAIGHENDRPLLDEVADVRASTPTDAAKRVVPDVSEQRALVSQLRARLTGRLTQRVLHDIAQLEQIRSRPALRNPHSLLTSRAQELWMLSNRGRDIVDRRIEGERRRTSELGAGLRALSPLATLARGYAIAQLPDGSVLRDAAHAPAGTALRLTVEQGTVAARSDGAVPDAVAHGASSADLAGSAASVDRPLDDEAPGDGVSVGRA, from the coding sequence ATGACCTCTTTCCAGCCCGAGACCGTCGCAGGTCACGCCCCGCCCGCCGACAGCGTGCACCCCCGCGACTCCTCCACCGATGCCCCCACCTCGGTGTCACGACTGAACGACACGATCCGGGGTTTCATCGAGCGCTGGGGGTCGGTCTGGGTCGAGGGTGAGATCACCTCGTTCAACCGCCGCGGCGGCAACGTCTTCGGGCGGCTGAAGGACCTCGGCACCGAGTCGACGGTGGCCTTCCGCATCTGGTCGAGCACGCTCAACCGGTTGCCCAAAGACCTCAAGGTCGGCGACCACGTCGTCGCGTGCGTGAAGGCCGACTACTTCCCGCGCACCGGAGACTTCTCGTTCGCGATCTCGTTGATGCGACACGTGGGCTTGGGCGAACAGCTCGAGCGCCTCGAGCGCCTGCGCGTGCAGCTGCGTTCGGAGGGGTTGTTCGACCCCGTCCGCAAGAAGAAGCTGCCCTTCCTCCCCCACTGCATCGGTCTCATCACGGGCGAGAACTCGGATGCCGAGAAGGACGTGCACCGCAACGCCGAACTGCGCTGGCCCCGCGTCCGTTTCCGTACGCAGCACGCCGCCGTGCAGGGCGACCGGTGCGTTCCCGAAACGCTCGCGGCCCTGAGGATCCTCGACGCCGACCCCGAGGTCGACGTGATCGTGATCGCACGCGGCGGCGGGGATCCGCAGACGCTCCTCGGCTTCAGCGACGAGCGCCTGCTGCGTGCGGTGGCCGCGGCGTCCACTCCGATCGTCAGCGCGATCGGGCACGAGAACGACCGGCCGCTCCTGGACGAGGTCGCCGACGTGCGCGCTTCGACGCCCACCGACGCCGCCAAGCGCGTGGTCCCCGACGTCAGTGAGCAGCGGGCCCTCGTCTCGCAGTTGCGCGCCCGGCTGACCGGACGTCTCACCCAGCGCGTCCTCCACGACATCGCGCAGCTCGAACAGATCCGCTCGCGTCCCGCTCTGCGGAACCCGCACTCCCTGCTCACCTCCCGCGCGCAGGAGCTGTGGATGCTCTCGAACCGGGGGCGCGACATCGTCGATCGCCGCATAGAAGGAGAGCGTCGGCGCACCAGCGAGCTCGGGGCGGGGCTCCGCGCCCTCTCGCCGCTCGCCACTCTCGCCCGCGGGTACGCCATCGCCCAGCTCCCCGACGGCTCGGTGCTGCGCGACGCCGCCCACGCGCCGGCCGGAACCGCCCTGCGGCTCACGGTCGAGCAGGGAACCGTGGCCGCCCGTTCGGACGGCGCCGTGCCCGATGCCGTCGCACACGGCGCTTCCTCGGCCGACCTGGCCGGCTCCGCGGCATCCGTCGATCGTCCGCTCGACGACGAGGCACCCGGCGACGGGGTGTCGGTGGGGCGCGCCTAG